The Methylocella silvestris BL2 DNA segment CAGCCTCGGTAGATCGCCTTGGCCGAAAAGCCGATCCTGGATCGCCCTGACTTCCGGCTGGAGCGCAAGCTGCTGCGCCGCGACGTCTGGCCCGTCGCCGGCGTCGACGAGGCGGGACGCGGGCCGCTGGCCGGACCGGTCGCCGCCGCGGCCGTAATTCTCGATCCCGACAATCTGCCGCGCGGGCTGAATGATTCGAAGCAGCTGACGCGCGAGGAGCGTGAAAAGCTCTATGAATCGATCATGAAGCGGGCGCTGGCGGTCGCGGTCGGCTTTTCCAGCGTCAAAGAGATCGACGCCGTAAACATTCGTCAGGCGACCTTCCGCGCCATGCGCCGCGCCTTAGCGGCCCTCGCCGCCTCGCCGCGCTATGTGCTGATCGACGGCAATGATCTGGCTCCAGATCTTTGCTGCGAAGGCGAGACAATCGTCAAAGGCGACGCCTCGATCCTTTCAATCGCCGCCGCCTCGATCGTCGCCAAGGTCACGCGCGACCGGCTGATGAGCCGGCTCTGCGCCGTCCACCCGGTGTATGGCTTCAGCCAGCATGTCGGCTATGGCACGCCGGCGCATTTGCAGGCGATCGAGGCGCACGGCCCCTGCCCGTTTCACCGGCTGACCTTTCGGCCGTTCCGGGCCGACTGAAACCCGTCCAAAATCGGGACAACCCCGGCTGGACCCCGCAACGCGCCCTTTACCGCTCGGACGGTAAACAATGTGCGTCAGTTGCGTATCGGTTTTTAATCATGCGTCCAGCATCCGCCGGGGCCGCGCGCGCAGCGCTCGCCCGATCTCAGCTTAAGGTATTGCGTACTGAGACCGGAGCGTTTTCCGCGCCTCTCCCGGCGGATTGTTCTCCCGCGCTTCCGCTCAATGAAATCCTGATCGGCGACTGCCTCGAGCAGCTGGCGCGCCTGCCTGCGGCCTCGGTCGACGCCGTCTTCGCCGATCCGCCCTATAATCTGCAGCTCGAATCGACGCTGTCGCGGCCGGATCAGAGCCTCGTCGACGCCGTCAACGACGATTGGGACAAGTTCGACAGCTTCTCCCATTATGATTCCTTCAGCAGGTCATGGCTCAAGGCCGTGCGCCGCGTCATGAAGCCCGAAGCGACGCTGTTCGTGATCGGCTCCTATCACAATATTTTCCGGGTCGGCTCGACGCTGCAGGACGAAGGCTTTTGGATCTTGAACGACATCGTCTGGCGCAAGGCCAATCCGAT contains these protein-coding regions:
- a CDS encoding ribonuclease HII; translated protein: MAEKPILDRPDFRLERKLLRRDVWPVAGVDEAGRGPLAGPVAAAAVILDPDNLPRGLNDSKQLTREEREKLYESIMKRALAVAVGFSSVKEIDAVNIRQATFRAMRRALAALAASPRYVLIDGNDLAPDLCCEGETIVKGDASILSIAAASIVAKVTRDRLMSRLCAVHPVYGFSQHVGYGTPAHLQAIEAHGPCPFHRLTFRPFRAD